The Streptococcus sanguinis genome contains the following window.
AAGTTTTTCTGAGTTACTTGAAAAGTCTAACTTAATTTGACAATTTAGGATTTTAAAAAGCAGAAAGAAACTTTCGGGCGCAAAAAAAGCACCGATTGGTGCTTATGATTATTTGAGACCGTATTTTTTGTTGAAACGATCCACACGTCCATCTGCTTGAGTGAACTTTTGACGTCCAGTGTAGAATGGGTGTGAGTCTGATGAAATTTCTACACGAATCAATGGGTAAGTTTCCCCTTCGAATTCAACTGTTTCGTTTGAACGTTTAGTTGAACCACTAAGGAACTGGTAGCCGGTAGAAGTGTCCATGAAGACAACTGGGCGGTATTCTGGATGAATATCTTTTCTCATTTTACAAAAATTTCCTTTCTGCCATGGTCTCTTTGCGAGCCATAGATTAGTTACTTTGATAGTTTATCAAATTCTGGTTGATTTGACAAGACTTTTAGACTAATTTCTTACTTTTTTGCCAATTCTTTCATCTCGGTGTAGATTTGCTCTATTTCTTCTTTAGAAAATGCATTGGCTCCGCTGGCTAGGGGGTGCCCTCCGCCGTGATGATTTTTAGCAATACCGTTGATAGGAATAACCTTGCTGCGCATGCGGACACGGTAGTGACCTTCAGGTTGCTCAACAAAG
Protein-coding sequences here:
- a CDS encoding type B 50S ribosomal protein L31, encoding MRKDIHPEYRPVVFMDTSTGYQFLSGSTKRSNETVEFEGETYPLIRVEISSDSHPFYTGRQKFTQADGRVDRFNKKYGLK